One part of the Leucobacter triazinivorans genome encodes these proteins:
- the nadA gene encoding quinolinate synthase NadA — protein sequence MTSVHELIRAAAEREAAARAPRGRPAGRSHRRPIALRATGASSCDSGLVNDPWAIDRAPGYGPGASVADAIPGDAPRQGPLPARYTDASEEQLHDWIVAAKAELGQRVQILGHFYQRDEIVQHADFVGDSFMLAQAAKQHPEAEAFVFCGVHFMAETADILSGPEQAVILPNLAAGCSMADMATIDQVEACWRELTTSLGPTEDGLQPVIPVTYMNSSAAIKAFCGRNGGIVCTSSNARTVLEWAFERGQRVVFFPDQHLGRNTAKAMGIAEDRMPLWRPHLPLGGNTEEQLRDARVILWNGFCSVHKRFTVAQIEQARADYPGVKVIVHPECPAAVVEAADGAGSTEYIRKEIEAAEPGAVIAVGTEINLVNRLQQQRPDLTIFCLDPVVCPCSTMYRIHPAYLAWTLESLVAGETPNRIAVSEEVAGDSRIALERMLAARP from the coding sequence ATGACGAGCGTGCACGAACTCATCCGGGCCGCCGCCGAGCGCGAGGCCGCCGCGCGGGCGCCGCGCGGACGGCCGGCGGGTAGGTCGCACCGCCGGCCCATCGCCCTGCGCGCGACCGGCGCCTCGAGCTGCGACTCCGGCCTGGTGAACGATCCGTGGGCGATCGACCGCGCGCCCGGGTACGGCCCGGGGGCCTCTGTGGCCGATGCGATCCCGGGCGATGCCCCGCGGCAGGGGCCTCTGCCTGCCCGGTACACCGATGCCTCCGAGGAGCAGCTGCACGACTGGATCGTCGCTGCGAAGGCCGAGCTCGGGCAGCGGGTGCAGATCCTCGGGCACTTCTACCAGCGCGACGAGATCGTGCAGCACGCCGACTTCGTGGGCGACTCCTTCATGCTGGCGCAGGCCGCGAAGCAGCACCCGGAGGCCGAGGCCTTCGTGTTCTGCGGCGTGCACTTCATGGCCGAGACGGCCGACATCCTGTCGGGGCCCGAGCAGGCGGTGATCCTGCCGAATCTCGCCGCGGGCTGCTCGATGGCCGACATGGCCACGATCGACCAGGTCGAGGCGTGCTGGCGAGAACTGACGACATCACTGGGTCCCACGGAGGACGGACTGCAGCCCGTGATCCCCGTCACCTACATGAATTCCTCCGCGGCGATCAAGGCATTCTGCGGTCGCAATGGAGGCATCGTCTGCACCTCCTCGAACGCCCGCACCGTGCTCGAGTGGGCGTTCGAGCGCGGGCAGCGCGTCGTCTTCTTCCCGGATCAGCACCTCGGTCGCAACACGGCGAAGGCGATGGGGATCGCAGAGGATCGGATGCCGCTGTGGCGCCCGCACCTGCCACTCGGCGGCAACACCGAGGAGCAGCTGCGCGACGCCCGAGTGATCCTGTGGAACGGCTTCTGCTCCGTGCACAAGCGCTTCACCGTCGCCCAGATCGAACAGGCGCGCGCCGACTACCCCGGCGTGAAGGTCATCGTGCATCCCGAGTGCCCCGCGGCAGTCGTGGAGGCCGCCGATGGTGCGGGTTCCACCGAGTACATCCGCAAGGAGATCGAGGCCGCCGAGCCAGGCGCCGTGATCGCCGTGGGCACGGAGATCAACCTCGTCAACCGGCTCCAGCAGCAGCGTCCCGACCTCACGATATTCTGCCTCGACCCCGTCGTCTGCCCCTGCTCGACGATGTACCGGATCCACCCGGCCTACCTCGCCTGGACGCTCGAATCGCTCGTGGCCGGGGAAACCCCCAACCGCATCGCGGTCTCCGAGGAGGTGGCGGGCGACTCGCGCATCGCTCTCGAGCGGATGCTCGCGGCCCGACCGTGA
- a CDS encoding NrtR DNA-binding winged helix domain-containing protein, which translates to MDVQYDSISASERRYLPPAVAVSVVAFALRPPGGAVLGERAEPADGTTLWIPLVRRTRAPFQGRWALPGGPTQWDETLSDTALRTLRDAVQCGPGYLEQLYSFGGVERSAEAQRLVTIAYWALYGEYELEAAPPTVRADRPVHSDHPAQLPRDAGPPASGVRRPRPARRWDDAIELPPARFDAGRHPLDTGSQRDANVAWFSADWLPELAFDHAEIVAYGLARLRSKTEYAAVAHRFLGPVFTLARLRAVYEAVLGESVDPANFRRQALAQGNLIDTGEVETGTPHRPARLYRFRGDPTGTGDPDRPDIPRRPHHTPSRSAS; encoded by the coding sequence GTGGACGTGCAGTACGACAGCATCAGCGCGAGCGAGCGGCGCTACCTGCCTCCTGCGGTGGCCGTCTCGGTCGTCGCCTTCGCGCTGCGCCCGCCGGGCGGCGCCGTGCTCGGAGAGCGGGCGGAACCTGCTGATGGCACGACGCTCTGGATCCCGCTTGTGCGACGCACCAGGGCACCGTTCCAGGGGCGGTGGGCGCTGCCCGGCGGGCCCACCCAGTGGGATGAGACTCTCAGCGACACGGCGCTTCGCACGCTTCGAGACGCCGTGCAGTGCGGTCCGGGGTACCTGGAGCAGCTCTATTCCTTCGGCGGCGTCGAGCGTTCGGCCGAGGCGCAACGCCTCGTGACGATCGCCTACTGGGCGCTCTACGGCGAGTACGAGCTCGAAGCCGCGCCGCCGACGGTGCGCGCTGACCGGCCCGTGCACTCCGACCACCCGGCGCAGCTTCCGCGAGATGCCGGTCCGCCCGCTTCCGGGGTGCGGCGGCCGCGACCGGCGCGGCGCTGGGATGATGCGATCGAACTTCCGCCGGCGCGCTTCGATGCCGGCCGGCATCCGCTCGATACCGGCTCCCAGCGCGACGCGAACGTCGCCTGGTTCTCGGCGGACTGGCTTCCCGAGCTCGCGTTCGACCACGCCGAGATCGTGGCCTACGGGCTCGCGCGTCTCCGCTCCAAGACCGAGTACGCCGCGGTGGCGCATCGTTTCCTGGGGCCGGTCTTCACCCTCGCCCGCCTGAGAGCCGTCTACGAAGCCGTGCTCGGCGAGTCCGTCGACCCGGCGAACTTCCGCAGGCAGGCGCTCGCGCAGGGCAATCTCATCGATACCGGCGAGGTCGAGACCGGCACTCCTCACCGACCTGCTCGGCTCTACCGCTTCCGAGGCGATCCCACAGGCACCGGGGATCCCGATCGCCCGGACATCCCCCGTCGTCCCCATCACACCCCATCGAGGAGCGCATCATGA
- a CDS encoding cold-shock protein has protein sequence MTTGTVKWFNSEKGFGFITPDDGASDVFAHFSAIQGSGRRDLFENQRVEFDVEQGPKGLQASNIRAL, from the coding sequence ATGACCACTGGCACCGTGAAATGGTTCAACTCCGAAAAGGGCTTCGGCTTCATCACCCCTGACGACGGAGCATCCGACGTCTTCGCGCACTTCAGCGCGATCCAGGGCAGCGGCCGTCGCGATCTCTTCGAGAACCAGCGTGTAGAGTTCGACGTCGAGCAGGGCCCCAAGGGCCTGCAGGCGAGCAACATCCGCGCGCTCTAA